A region of Liolophura sinensis isolate JHLJ2023 chromosome 8, CUHK_Ljap_v2, whole genome shotgun sequence DNA encodes the following proteins:
- the LOC135474101 gene encoding dynein axonemal assembly factor 6-like, whose product MELGGLQAAALAHLLKPKDEESDSDEDQPSSSVNKFNPGNIGPTKTVSTKINETSTKKPNSKNIWEAEEVPEGSEFDDIYDPRPQPEYEIVYKQAVTSEDMFLGMSNKTPTTASCEDMVVKIHLPGAKIADVQLDVKTKFLDCRSSKFKLGLHLPHPVDSKSSKAQWDGKKEELCVTLRLMREYDMLNF is encoded by the exons ATGGAGCTTGGTGGGCTACAAGCAGCTGCCTTAGCTCATCTCCTCAAGCCAAAGGATGAAGAGTCAGACAGTGATGAAGATCAG CCTAGCTCATCCGTGAACAAGTTCAATCCAGGAAATATTGGGCCCACAAAGACTgtttcaacaaaaataaatg AAACCTCCACAAAGAAGCCCAATAGCAAAAACATTTGGGAAGCTGAAGAAGTGCCAGAAGGCTCCGAGTTCGATGATATTTATGACCCTAGACCTCAGCCTGA GTATGAGATTGTGTATAAGCAGGCTGTAACATCAGAAGACATGTTTCTGGGGATGAGCAATAAGACTCCAACCACTGCTAGCTGTGAAGATATGGTG GTAAAAATTCACTTACCTGGTGCAAAAATAGCTGATGTACAGTTGGATGTAAAAACCAAATTCCTGGACTGTAGGTCATCAAAGTT TAAGTTGGGTTTACACCTGCCTCACCCTGTTGACTCCAAGTCCAGTAAGGCCCAGTGGGATGGCAAGAAAGAAGAGTTGTGTGTGACATTAAGGCTTATGAGAGAGTATGACATGCTGAATTTTTAG